From one Phaeodactylum tricornutum CCAP 1055/1 chromosome 16, whole genome shotgun sequence genomic stretch:
- a CDS encoding predicted protein, which yields LTSIGFWDDCRVFRVLPGFVCQFGINGNPTVQQEWRGKNLSDDPVRVSNERGTVVFATAGPNSRTTQIFINTREQGNTFLDKQGFAPIGKVIEGMDVVDRMYAGYGEGAPAGKGPNQGRIQLQGNSYLKESFPKLTYISKGILSS from the coding sequence CTCACTTCGATCGGATTCTGGGACGACTGTCGGGTTTTCCGTGTTCTACCAGGATTTGTGTGTCAGTTTGGAATCAATGGAAATCCTACTGTTCAGCAAGAATGGCGGGGGAAGAATCTGTCCGATGATCCAGTTCGAGTCTCGAACGAACGCGGAACAGTTGTCTTCGCAACCGCCGGTCCAAATTCACGAACCACGCAAATCTTTATCAACACGCGTGAACAGGGCAATACGTTCCTGGACAAGCAGGGCTTTGCGCCCATTGGCAAAGTAATCGAAGGTATGGATGTCGTGGATCGCATGTACGCCGGGTATGGCGAAGGTGCTCCTGCTGGAAAGGGGCCGAATCAGGGTCGCATCCAATTGCAGGGAAACTCCTACTTGAAAGAAAGCTTTCCCAAGCTTACCTACATTTCCAAGGGAATTCTTTCTTCCTAA
- a CDS encoding predicted protein — MSLQYQQGDNSEECNYRVAIHLNNVGVALLERRAYKQALDTLKDAVTVVRQAFVDEDDENQSSMLTKAARRLATPKSLVLASSGLVTISEDAGFETIRPLTHAGGSDQALCAVKMEHFGQEDRDIDIDSATVLHNFSVAHLLLARVAKTNSCAKQLRVGALKLASLSYRTLSTLLVVRDENELENMIMLKPNLFLIAISVLRCLVHALHESNQVIKAQQSYQRLLLLEAAIGEVDEPPCLTGKSAAAA; from the coding sequence ATGTCTCTTCAATACCAACAGGGCGACAACAGCGAAGAATGCAACTATCGTGTTGCCATTCATCTCAATAACGTTGGCGTTGCGCTTCTCGAGCGTCGGGCCTACAAGCAAGCCCTCGACACTCTCAAGGATGCGGTGACGGTTGTCCGCCAAGCCTTTGttgatgaggacgacgagaatCAGAGTTCGATGTTGACCAAAGCCGCTCGTCGGCTTGCAACTCCCAAATCGCTTGTTCTCGCCTCCTCTGGCCTGGTGACAATTTCGGAAGATGCCGGATTCGAGACTATCAGACCACTGACGCATGCTGGGGGATCAGATCAAGCTCTTTGTGCTGTGAAGATGGAACACTTTGGGCAGGAAGACCGTGATATCGATATCGACTCAGCCACAGTATTGCACAACTTTTCCGTCGCGCACCTTCTTTTGGCCCGCGTTGCTAAGACGAACAGCTGCGCAAAGCAGCTGCGAGTCGGTGCGCTCAAATTGGCCAGTCTATCGTACCGAACACTTTCCACACTCCTCGTTGTCCGTGATGAGAACGAGCTCGAGAACATGATTATGCTTAAACCCAATCTATTTTTGATCGCTATTTCTGTTCTGCGGTGTCTTGTTCATGCCCTACACGAGTCGAACCAAGTGATTAAGGCACAGCAAAGCTATCAACGATTGCTACTCCTGGAAGCTGCCATTGGTGAAGTTGACGAACCACCCTGCTTGACTGGGAAAAGCGCTGCTGCTGCATAA
- a CDS encoding predicted protein, which translates to MHSLRSAVRNISHNLDCGASAISAITESLQCEPRPWEAIPTNDRAKPSSFRTPKNLQSKRRRVHFFVDENDCVWPDLVVGQAPISMDEAARLWWSPQELDEILQYTRYTAEFHRVVRPEFSELVAELFGACLKSNANEIAVRINTAVTAIVNSVARGLELAVAPQLSHRRRYCIDEVLKTQKRLNHWPSDRRIRILAKQYQRIGKYAHIMARVLADGDALEIL; encoded by the coding sequence ATGCACTCCCTGAGATCTGCTGTCCGCAATATTTCGCACAACCTAGACTGCGGGGCTAGCGCGATCTCCGCCATTACCGAATCGCTTCAATGCGAACCACGCCCGTGGGAAGCCATACCAACCAACGACAGAGCAAAGCCGAGTTCATTCCGTACACCAAAAAATCTTCAGTCCAAACGACGAAGGGTACACTTTTTTGTTGATGAAAACGACTGTGTCTGGCCTGATCTAGTCGTTGGACAGGCGCCGATATCAATGGACGAAGCCGCTCGATTGTGGTGGTCACCACAGGAACTCGACGAAATCCTACAATATACGCGTTATACAGCTGAATTTCATCGGGTAGTCCGGCCTGAATTCAGTGAGCTTGTCGCAGAACTGTTCGGCGCTTGCTTAAAGAGTAATGCGAATGAAATCGCCGTGCGAATTAACACGGCTGTGACAGCCATCGTGAATTCGGTTGCTCGAGGCCTCGAACTGGCCGTCGCACCGCAACTCTCGCATCGTAGACGCTATTGCATCGACGAGGTATTGAAAACCCAGAAAAGGCTCAATCATTGGCCTTCCGATAGAAGAATTCGCATCTTAGCAAAGCAATACCAGCGTATTGGAAAATATGCGCACATTATGGCTCGAGTACTTGCAGACGGTGACGCCCTGGAAATTTTGTAG
- a CDS encoding predicted protein has product ALKSGDWPYTEKDMNRLDSSDDARFYDNPRFVTHIDDRAIASLTAFYQDGFESLLAKEIPEKRLDILDLCSSWISHLPGEHESEVRYGRVAGVGMNREELERNGQLTEYYVQDLNKHSTLSQFKDCSFDVIANVVSVDYLTNPKLVFEEMHRLLRPGGIALVSFSNRCFATKAVALWLQADDIDRLTIVASYFHYAASWSSLEAIDIIP; this is encoded by the coding sequence GCTCTGAAAAGCGGTGATTGGCCCTATACAGAAAAGGATATGAATCGTCTTGATAGCAGCGACGACGCTCGATTCTACGACAACCCTAGATTCGTTACGCACATTGACGATCGAGCTATCGCATCTTTGACTGCATTTTACCAGGACGGGTTCGAAAGTCTTTTAGCGAAAGAAATACCGGAGAAACGACTagatattcttgatttgtgTAGTAGCTGGATTTCTCATTTGCCTGGCGAACACGAAAGTGAAGTGCGATATGGGAGGGTTGCCGGTGTAGGCATGAATAGGGAGGAACTTGAACGGAATGGCCAGCTAACGGAATACTACGTTCAGGATCTGAACAAACATTCAACATTGTCACAATTCAAAGACTGCTCTTTCGACGTTATTGCCAATGTTGTGTCAGTGGACTACTTGACAAACCCCAAACTTGTTTTCGAAGAGATGCACCGTCTACTACGACCGGGAGGAATTGCTCTTGTTTCTTTCTCGAATCGCTGTTTTGCCACCAAGGCAGTTGCTTTGTGGTTGCAAGCTGATGACATTGATCGGTTGACAATAGTGGCAAGCTATTTTCACTACGCGGCATCTTGGTCTTCGCTGGAGGCTATCGACATCATTCCG
- a CDS encoding predicted protein: MMHGSQALLQAAKRKVSAIASNAITMRSITVGTDMISSVISLQKARPWYMSDAEGSNMADDNAVTLKDLFKKQTVALFGVPAPFTGTCSNEHYPGYKALADDFLQAGVDRIVCYSVADPYAMDGWAKALKNDAEKITFMADPDSLFAKAYGLDAAYDAVSLGQRSIRFSMVVADGKVEAFHKVDDAVKDAETLLADVKEWKDHQ; the protein is encoded by the coding sequence ATGATGCACGGATCGCAAGCACTGCTACAGGCTGCGAAACGCAAAGTCTCCGCTATCGCTTCTAACGCAATCACCATGCGATCGATTACTGTTGGAACCGACATGATCAGTTCCGTGATTTCCTTACAAAAGGCTCGTCCCTGGTACATGTCGGATGCGGAGGGATCCAATATGGCCGACGACAATGCCGTGACGCTCAAAGATCTCTTTAAAAAACAGACGgttgctctttttggcgTTCCTGCGCCCTTCACTGGTACGTGCTCAAACGAGCACTATCCGGGATACAAGGCTCTGGCAGACGACTTTCTACAGGCCGGTGTCGATCGCATTGTATGTTACAGTGTCGCGGATCCGTACGCCATGGACGGCTGGGCCAAAGCTTTGAAGAACGATGCCGAAAagatcactttcatggcgGACCCAGACTCTTTGTTTGCCAAGGCCTATGGGTTGGACGCAGCGTACGATGCGGTCAGCCTGGGACAACGGTCTATTCGGTTTTCAATGGTGGTCGCGGATGGAAAGGTAGAGGCATTTCACAAAGTCGACGACGCGGTGAAGGATGCGGAGACCCTTCTGGCTGACGTCAAGGAATGGAAAGATCATCAGTAA
- a CDS encoding predicted protein — MRVICRNAIGLMLFLQDKRAWASFASRDLQAGVRHRRVVPSSVPFGPSPVASPDRRCFAAAAKPKRGSVVDSYQTVSVNCAKCGERLFRYKKKNGTKSNLVKCFVERISEDCAGVLRDHGTSADPYSCPSCQTEFARSAIIRGLPALKLVGGKIRMTKK, encoded by the coding sequence ATGAGAGTGATTTGTCGAAATGCGATTGGTTTGATGCTGTTCCTCCAGGACAAGAGAGCATGGGCGTCGTTTGCGTCGAGAGATCTGCAAGCTGGGGTTCGCCACCGTCGTGTGGTCCCATCCAGCGTTCCCTTCGGTCCTTCGCCCGTTGCGTCACCCGATCGGCGATGCTTcgcagccgccgccaaacCCAAACGAGGCAGCGTTGTAGATTCCTACCAAACCGTTAGCGTGAATTGCGCCAAGTGCGGTGAGCGGCTCTTCCGGtacaagaagaagaacgggACCAAATCCAATCTTGTCAAGTGCTTTGTTGAGCGGATATCGGAAGATTGCGCCGGTGTTTTACGGGATCACGGAACGAGTGCGGATCCGTACAGTTGCCCTTCGTGTCAGACTGAATTTGCCCGGTCCGCAATTATACGCGGACTACCCGCCCTCAAGCTCGTGGGAGGCAAAATCCGCATGACGAAAAAGTGA
- a CDS encoding predicted protein gives MNSLARACCLILTLVGTTYAFSNAYPSFATRSLLYGQSYSRASTPWYRRYASLQEPVLEDLSTSKNGLIRVSQNETLAVIVPRDEASVVASDILGSTESGTPETTVWRDRTTQSILLLNMVAILWGSQHAVIKGVIADSAPSAFTFLRFGLAALCASPYTPGLAQLWAKLTKGEDLDAIVSEESNPTNVSSTWRWGAEMGFWMFLGFSFQAIGLEFTTAQRSGFLLYLNVKFVPFLARILLGRAISNATWLSALTAFAGTALLAYGSNGNVLDLNVGDLWTIAAAVSSAMFILRLEKASSVVANSAALNAACLWVVTGLAGIWTFWEGNPFQATAAASVCFNPAAEVMSIALTHPWEIVYLSAVTTALVNWVQTKAQKDVSAERASVIYAMDPVYGAGFSAWLLGESLGGVAGWTGAGLITLAAATNAFLDFSSKDPKDGDDTDVDTSASNCDTTSAGMGKR, from the coding sequence ATGAACTCACTGGCGAGAGCTTGTTGCCTGATTCTCACTCTGGTAGGGACGACGTACGCCTTTTCAAACGCGTACCCGTCCTTTGCCACTCGATCGTTGCTGTACGGACAATCCTATAGCCGGGCGTCGACACCTTGGTATCGTCGGTATGCCAGTTTGCAGGAGCCGGTCTTGGAAGATCTCAGTACCAGCAAAAACGGACTGATACGAGTCTCGCAGAACGAAACACTGGCGGTTATTGTTCCCCGTGACGAGGCTTCAGTGGTGGCATCCGACATATTAGGCTCTACGGAATCCGGGACACCCGAGACTACAGTATGGCGCGACCGAACCACCCAATCAATTCTGCTGCTGAACATGGTGGCCATTCTATGGGGCAGTCAGCATGCAGTAATCAAGGGCGTGATCGCAGATAGTGCTCCGTCCGCGTTTACGTTTCTGCGTTTCGGTCTCGCCGCCCTGTGTGCTAGTCCGTACACACCCGGGCTTGCACAACTCTGGGCAAAGCTCACCAAAGGCGAGGATTTGGATGCAATTGTCAGTGAAGAGTCCAACCCGACTAATGTGAGCTCAACGTGGCGATGGGGCGCCGAAATGGGTTTTTGGATGTTTCTCGGCTTTTCCTTTCAAGCAATTGGTCTAGAATTTACCACTGCCCAGCGATCCGGCTTTCTGTTGTACCTGAACGTCAAGTTTGTCCCGTTTTTGGCCCGTATACTCCTCGGCCGGGCGATATCGAACGCTACCTGGCTTTCCGCGTTGACAGCCTTTGCCGGAACCGCCCTGTTGGCCTACGGCAGTAACGGCAACGTCCTGGACTTGAACGTCGGAGACTTGTGGACGATTGCGGCTGCCGTCTCGTCCGCCATGTTTATTttgcgattggaaaaggcgTCGTCCGTCGTGGCCAACTCGGCCGCCTTGAACGCGGCTTGCTTGTGGGTGGTGACGGGACTGGCCGGGATTTGGACGTTTTGGGAGGGCAATCCCTTTCaagccaccgccgccgcctcgGTATGCTTCAATCCAGCCGCCGAAGTTATGTCGATCGCGTTAACCCATCCCTGGGAGATTGTGTATCTGAGCGCTGTAACGACGGCCTTGGTGAACTGGGTACAGACCAAGGCACAAAAGGATGTATCGGCGGAACGAGCGTCGGTAATATACGCCATGGATCCAGTGTACGGCGCTGGATTTTCGGCCTGGCTGTTGGGCGAGTCGCTTGGTGGTGTTGCAGGATGGACCGGCGCCGGGTTGATCACGCTGGCGGCGGCCACCAACgcctttttggatttttcgaGCAAAGACCCCAAGGATGGCGACGATACCGACGTCGACACGAGCGCCAGCAATTGTGATACGACCAGTGCAGGAATGGGAAAACGATAG